A genomic stretch from Plasmodium brasilianum strain Bolivian I chromosome 9, whole genome shotgun sequence includes:
- a CDS encoding tryptophan-rich protein: protein MKPIFLCSLASFAMFKLSSSCTPCNCDGILTGKTVPPLCKFYQHRDEIPKIYLKKKIEEFQASENIENYEWKKWFSKEKKNILNSFKNKAKEWNKYINKEFDNFLENLEKKWMHYNPNMHEEYGTYVLEVSSDWSDEKWTKWFKLYASNHLKEHYEEWFNKVVTDYHVMMTDKLNAYSMIKKNEYESRYKNSNESAYWMRWLENQRKLADPDYYIKENKFRLWKQRKQKQYEEWTKLINYVNGKYVSYNNPDLKQWCEENDTFFKGWLVSFFKRWVTNKQWTVWLREKKKYEKRMNTST from the exons atgAAACCAATATTCCTTTGTTCATTGGCATCTTTTGCCATGTTTAAATTATCCAGTTCTTGTACACCATGTAATTGCGATGGG aTTCTCACTGGAAAAACAGTACCACCACTTTGCAAGTTTTATCAGCATCGTGACGAAAttccaaaaatatatttaaaaaaaaagatagaaGAATTCCAAGCATctgaaaatatagaaaattatgaatggaaaaaatggtTTTcgaaggagaaaaaaaacatattgaattcctttaaaaataaagcgaAAGAGtggaataaatatataaataaggaaTTTGAcaattttttggaaaatttagaaaaaaaatggatgcACTATAATCCTAATATGCATGAAGAATATGGTACTTATGTTCTAGAGGTATCTTCAGACTGGAGCGATGAAAAATGGACAAAATGGtttaaattatatgcatCAAATCATTTGAAAGAGCATTATGAAGAATGGTTTAATAAAGTTGTAACCGACTACCATGTAATGATGACGGACAAATTAAATGCATACAgtatgattaaaaaaaatgaatatgagtcaagatataaaaattcgAATGAAAGTGCTTATTGGATGCGCTGGTTAGAAAACCAACGAAAATTAGCTGATCcagattattatataaaggaGAATAAGTTTAGATTATGGAAacaaagaaaacaaaaacaatatGAAGAGTGGACCAAATTAATCAACTATGTTAATGGAAAATATGTGTCTTATAATAACCCAGATCTCAAACAATGGTGTGAAGAAAATGACACTTTCTTTAAGGGATGGTTGGTGtcgttttttaaaagatgGGTAACCAATAAACAATGGACAGTATGGCTTcgtgaaaagaaaaaatatgaaaaacgTATGAATACTTCTACGTAA